Proteins found in one Hypericibacter terrae genomic segment:
- a CDS encoding GNAT family N-acetyltransferase, which translates to MPASGRPRLRPARPEDAEEILAMVRELAEFEKEPLSSVEATAEDFRRDCFGPNARAEVLLLEENGTLLGFALYYHNFSTWLGRAGIYLEDFFLRPPARGRGLGRMVMAGLAQIAQRRGCRRLELQVLDWNPARKFYEHIGMEHRDDWCSYRIAEEGLARLASEVDDGSWSERP; encoded by the coding sequence ATGCCAGCATCAGGACGTCCCCGCCTGCGACCGGCGCGGCCCGAGGATGCCGAGGAGATCCTCGCCATGGTGCGCGAGCTGGCCGAATTCGAGAAGGAACCGCTCTCGAGCGTCGAGGCGACGGCGGAGGATTTCCGGCGCGACTGTTTCGGCCCCAATGCCCGCGCCGAGGTGCTGCTGCTGGAAGAGAACGGCACGCTCCTGGGTTTCGCGCTCTATTACCATAATTTCTCGACCTGGCTGGGGCGGGCCGGCATCTATCTCGAGGACTTCTTCCTGCGTCCGCCCGCGCGCGGCCGGGGGCTCGGACGCATGGTCATGGCGGGCCTGGCCCAGATCGCGCAGCGGCGCGGCTGCCGGCGCCTCGAGCTGCAGGTGCTCGATTGGAATCCGGCGCGCAAGTTCTACGAACATATCGGCATGGAGCATCGCGACGATTGGTGCTCCTATCGCATCGCGGAAGAAGGCCTCGCGCGTTTGGCCTCGGAGGTTGACGATGGATCTTGGTCTGAAAGGCCGTAA
- a CDS encoding SDR family oxidoreductase, with translation MDLGLKGRKALVCAASKGMGRACAESLAREGCDVWITARHADLLEATAAAIRKTTGAKVTAVPGDIATEAGRQAALAACSDPDILVNNAGGPPTGDFRKFSAADWSAALEANMLAPIYLMKATIDGMTRRRFGRIVNITSSTVKQPFASLALSNGARSGLTGFVAGLAREVARHNVTVNNLLPGSIDTERSEVFVTNHAKARGISREDARAELEKEIPAGRFGSAAEFGEACAFLCSAQAGYITGQNLLVDGGAYPGTF, from the coding sequence ATGGATCTTGGTCTGAAAGGCCGTAAGGCGCTGGTCTGCGCCGCCAGCAAGGGCATGGGGCGCGCCTGCGCCGAAAGCCTGGCGCGCGAGGGTTGCGATGTCTGGATCACGGCGCGCCACGCCGACCTGCTGGAGGCGACGGCGGCCGCGATCCGCAAGACCACGGGGGCGAAGGTGACGGCGGTGCCGGGCGACATCGCCACCGAGGCGGGCCGCCAGGCCGCGCTTGCCGCCTGTTCCGATCCCGACATCCTGGTGAACAATGCCGGCGGACCGCCGACCGGCGATTTCCGCAAATTCTCCGCCGCCGACTGGAGCGCCGCGCTCGAGGCCAATATGCTGGCGCCGATCTATCTCATGAAGGCGACGATCGATGGCATGACGCGGCGGCGGTTCGGGCGCATCGTCAACATCACCTCCTCGACGGTGAAACAGCCCTTCGCGTCGCTGGCGCTTTCCAACGGCGCCCGCAGCGGCCTCACCGGCTTCGTCGCCGGCCTCGCGCGCGAGGTCGCGCGGCACAATGTGACGGTCAACAATCTGCTGCCGGGCTCGATCGACACCGAGCGCAGCGAGGTGTTCGTGACGAACCATGCGAAGGCGCGCGGAATCTCCCGCGAGGACGCGCGCGCCGAGCTGGAGAAGGAGATCCCCGCCGGCCGCTTCGGCAGCGCCGCCGAATTCGGCGAAGCCTGCGCCTTCCTCTGTTCCGCCCAGGCCGGCTACATCACCGGGCAGAACCTCCTCGTCGACGGCGGGGCCTATCCGGGGACGTTTTGA
- a CDS encoding alpha/beta hydrolase, which yields MPAASTITVFFATNRNPIGDPPTDFGPLLGPIDGTAIRFGTAEINEKTLKLVRLDVAPEKLVLDGPADRRLVFGSRQVFDDLKAKMIAHARDTLIFVHGFGYSFTEALERAAEFKKFLALQMNIFVFTWPSDGKQTPVTAYPKDRADVERSGDAMARAIEIAARYLQEIAAVDRCEQRLHLLSHSMGNYALRYGVQGLCRRYKTILPRLFDKVVLAAADEDADTFDFDAKLRPLPQLAQQVLVYHTPRDRALIISDLTKGNPDRLGAGGPENTRTINDKISVVDVSEALSGDDDFTNHQYFRVNTRVRADLRQVFGDVVPFQVKGRLYMPDAKRYRLKKTVS from the coding sequence ATGCCTGCTGCATCCACCATCACCGTCTTCTTCGCCACCAATCGCAACCCGATCGGCGATCCGCCGACCGATTTCGGACCGCTGCTGGGGCCCATCGACGGCACGGCGATCCGCTTCGGCACCGCCGAGATCAACGAAAAGACCCTGAAACTGGTGCGGCTGGACGTGGCGCCGGAGAAGCTCGTGCTCGACGGCCCCGCCGACCGGCGGCTCGTCTTCGGAAGCCGGCAAGTATTCGACGATCTCAAGGCCAAAATGATCGCCCACGCGCGCGATACGCTGATCTTCGTCCATGGCTTCGGCTACAGCTTCACCGAGGCGCTGGAGCGGGCGGCCGAATTCAAGAAGTTCCTGGCCCTGCAGATGAACATCTTCGTCTTCACCTGGCCCTCCGACGGCAAGCAGACTCCCGTGACGGCCTATCCGAAGGACCGCGCCGACGTGGAGAGATCGGGCGACGCCATGGCGCGCGCCATCGAGATCGCGGCCCGCTATCTGCAGGAGATTGCGGCGGTGGATCGCTGCGAGCAGCGCCTGCATCTGCTCTCGCACAGCATGGGCAATTATGCGCTGCGCTATGGCGTCCAAGGGCTCTGCCGCCGCTACAAGACCATTCTGCCGCGGTTGTTCGACAAGGTCGTTCTCGCCGCCGCGGACGAGGATGCCGACACCTTCGATTTCGATGCCAAATTGAGGCCGCTACCCCAACTGGCGCAGCAGGTGCTGGTCTATCACACGCCGCGCGACAGGGCGCTCATCATCAGCGACCTGACCAAAGGCAATCCCGACCGCCTCGGCGCCGGCGGGCCCGAGAATACCCGCACGATCAACGACAAGATCTCGGTGGTGGATGTCTCGGAGGCCCTGTCGGGCGACGACGATTTCACCAACCACCAATATTTCCGCGTCAACACGCGGGTGCGCGCCGACCTGCGCCAGGTGTTCGGCGACGTCGTGCCGTTCCAGGTCAAGGGCCGGCTCTATATGCCGGATGCGAAGCGCTACCGGCTGAAGAAGACGGTGTCCTGA